GAGCGCTTCGTGGCCATGGCCCGCGCTGCCGGCACCGCCGTCCGCGTGCTGCCGATGGACCTGGGCCGGGTGTTCCCGGTCAGCGGCGGGCTGCCGCTGCCCAAGCGGGCGCCGCAACGGCAGGCGTACCGGCTGGTCGAGCTGCAGCGGTTCCGCGACCACCTGGGCCTGCCGCTGAACCTGCACCCCAAGTTCTTCCCGGTCTCGGCCGATCCGGCCTCGCGCCTGATCATCGCGGTCGACCTGCACGACGGCAGCGAGGCCGCGCTGCGCCTCACCGGTGCGGTGCTGACGGCGGTGTGGGCGCAGGAGCGCGACATCGCCGATGCGGCGACGCTGGCCGGCCTGCTGCGCGAGTGCGGGCTGGCCGCGGCGCGGCTGGACGACGCCGCGGCGCCGGCGGTGCAGCAGCGCTACGACGAGAACACGCAGGCCGCCATCGACCGCGGCCTGTTCGGCTCGCCCAGCTACGTCGTCGATGGCGAACTGTTCTGGGGGCAGGACCGGCTCGAGTTCGTGCAACGCAAACTTCAATCCTGACCGACTAGGAGTACGACATGGGTGCATTCGTGGACCTCAAGGCCGCCGACGGCTTCGCCTTCCCCGCCTACGTGGCGCAACCCCAGGGCGCCGCCAAGGGCGCGGTGGTGGTGCTGCAGGAAATCTTCGGCGTCAACTCCCACATCCGGGCGGTGGCCGACGGCTACGCGGCGCAGGGCTTCCTGGCCGTGGCGCCCTCGACCTTCCACCGCGTCAAGCCGGGCGTGGAGCTGGGCTACACGCAGGACGACATGTCGGCCGGCTTCGCGCTCAAGACCGCGGTCGAGGCCCTGCCGGCACCCGGCGTG
This genomic window from Ramlibacter pinisoli contains:
- a CDS encoding DsbA family protein; the encoded protein is MPHAIEYFLAPQSPWTYLGHERFVAMARAAGTAVRVLPMDLGRVFPVSGGLPLPKRAPQRQAYRLVELQRFRDHLGLPLNLHPKFFPVSADPASRLIIAVDLHDGSEAALRLTGAVLTAVWAQERDIADAATLAGLLRECGLAAARLDDAAAPAVQQRYDENTQAAIDRGLFGSPSYVVDGELFWGQDRLEFVQRKLQS